The Brassica napus cultivar Da-Ae chromosome C7, Da-Ae, whole genome shotgun sequence genome has a segment encoding these proteins:
- the LOC111207512 gene encoding uncharacterized protein LOC111207512, protein MSSVEKAAAVENGEWRQRRLGPEQGSVFPKKRKLVKTMILEALFSSRPSLKSKQIAKPPCSKRVQPTVR, encoded by the coding sequence ATGAGCTCGGTTGAAAAAGCGGCGGCGGTAGAGAATGGTGAGTGGCGACAACGACGGTTGGGCCCGGAACAAGGGAGTGTGTTCCCAAAGAAGAGGAAACTGGTGAAGACGATGATCTTGGAGGCTCTGTTTTCATCTCGCCCTTCTTTGAAGTCCAAGCAGATAGCAAAGCCGCCGTGTAGCAAGCGCGTGCAGCCCACGGTCCGGTAG